From the genome of Asterias amurensis chromosome 17, ASM3211899v1, one region includes:
- the LOC139949568 gene encoding uncharacterized protein isoform X1, translated as MAKSGEARQRKGVSKNGSKFTKGASKEDKNRNIKSSKSANPSSSGILLKLVVFVLVAAAALAAAIALGAIKIEQLPGGEKLALLKKNVESPAPPPEVQTEEPKEDVAAEVETQPEEVAEEAIEPVRQVEEPVEEVEEEPIEEVIEEAKEEHIQEVKEEAVEEVKEEAVEEVKEEAVEEVKEEAVEEDIEEAEEEVKEEAVEEVKEEAVEEVKEEAVEEVKEEAVEEVKEEVKEEAVEEVIEEAEEEVKEEAVEEVKEEAVEEVKEEAIEEAVEEVKEEAVEEVKEEVVEEVKEEVVEEVKEEVLEEVKEEVVAEVKEEAIDEAVEEVKEEAVEEAVEEVKEEAVEEVKEEVVEEVKEEAVEEVKEKVVEEVKEEVVEEVKEEPEEEVKEKPVEEVKQAAVEEVKEEIVEEVIEEAVEEVTKEAVEEVKEEAVEEVKEKPVEEVKQAAVEEVKEEIVEEVIEEAVEEVTKEAVEEVKEEAVEEVKEEAVEEVKEEVDEEVKEEPIEEVKEETVEEVKEEAVEEVKEKVVEEVKEEVVEEVKEDNVEEVKQEAVEEVKEEVVEEVKEENVEEVKEEAVEEVKEKVVEEVKEEAVEGVKEEAIEEVKEEAVEEVKEEAVEEVKEEVVEEVKEEAVEEVKEEAVEEVKEEAVEEVKEEAVEEVKEEAVEEVKEEAVEQVKEEAVEQVKEEAVEVVKEEAVEEVKGEAVEEVKEELIEEATETEAKKPFSLDDLITDADREILEDLAEGEALLEQKENQKALRKFESLLVNHSDSPRVRYGRARSLDMLSEVRRSNDILNAAIVAYGEVTSAKDCPDVLKRLALSRQANRLTFMGKAIQAARVLREGTILFPMDVQMKKELGVALLIAGRNTQAKPIFQEVLKLAPSDGFAKVHVGFILKAENNFKEAIPLLTEGIASGEQGTNEGKYYVHLGDALFREGQIEEAYKVFDAGVEKGHFTSRYQRSIYNVDGITAQPWWTNQEAQFVDAAKKLEDNWEAIRDEGLNVLDKETASFLPEDENLRNTGEWNIFLLYRQGKKVDENCEKTPKTCAIIDSITQSSGCKRGQVKFSVMKPGTHVWPHCGPTNCRLRGHLGLVVPDSAKIRVAQETRTWEEGKLMIFDDSFEHEVWQDSEAIRLILIVDMWHPDLTESQRQTLTAI; from the exons ATGGCCAAGTCCGGTGAAGCTAGGCAGAGAAAAGGTGTCAGCAAAAATGGCTCGAAATTTACGAAAGGCGCTTCGAAAGAAG ATAAGAACCGGAACATCAAAAGCAGCAAATCGGCCAACCCTTCATCATCAGGGATCTTGCTGAAGCTGGTTGTATTCGTTCTCGTCGCAGCCGCAGCTCTAGCGGCAGCCATTGCTTTGGGTGCTATCAAAATAGAACAACTTCCTG GAGGCGAGAAATTAGCTTTGCTGAAAAAGAATGTGGAATCCCCTGCTCCACCACCTGAGGTACAAACGGAAGAACCCAAAGAAGATGTCGCAGCAGAGGTAGAGACACAACCTGAAGAAGTGGCTGAAGAGGCCATTGAGCCTGTTAGGCAAGTTGAAGAGCCAGTTGAAGAAGTCGAGGAAGAACCGATTGAAGAGGTCATCGAGGAGGCAAAGGAAGAACACATTCAAGAGGTCAAGGAAGAAGCTGTAGAAGAGGTCAAGGAAGAAGCTGTAGAAGAGGTTAAGGAAGAGGCTGTAGAAGAGGTCAAGGAAGAAGCTGTAGAAGAGGACATTGAAGAAGCTGAAGAAGAGGTCAAGGAAGAAGCTGTTGAAGAGGTCAAGGAAGAAGCTGTAGAAGAGGTCAAGGAAGAAGCTGTAGAAGAGGTTAAGGAAGAGGCTGTAGAAGAGGTCAAGGAAGAGGTCAAGGAAGAAGCTGTAGAAGAGGTCATTGAAGAAGCTGAAGAAGAGGTCAAGGAAGAAGCTGTTGAAGAGGTCAAGGAAGAAGCTGTAGAAGAGGTCAAGGAAGAAGCCATTGAGGAAGCTGTAGAAGAGGTAAAGGAAGAAGCTGTAGAAGAGGTCAAGGAAGAAGTTGTAGAAGAGGTCAAGGAAGAAGTTGTAGAAGAGGTCAAGGAGGAAGTTTTAGAAGAGGTCAAGGAAGAAGTTGTAGCAGAGGTAAAGGAAGAAGCCATTGATGAAGCTGTAGAAGAGGTCAAGGAAGAAGCCGTTGAGGAAGCTGTAGAAGAGGTCAAGGAAGAAGCTGTAGAAGAGGTCAAGGAGGAAGTTGTTGAAGAGGTCAAGGAGGAAGCTGTAGAAGAGGTCAAGGAAAAAGTTGTTGAAGAGGTCAAGGAAGAAGTTGTTGAAGAGGTCAAAGAAGAACCTGAAGAAGAGGTCAAGGAAAAACCTGTTGAAGAGGTCAAGCAGGCAGCTGTAGAAGAGGTCAAGGAAGAAATTGTTGAAGAGGTCATTGAAGAAGCTGTAGAAGAGGTCACGAAAGAAGCTGTAGAAGAGGTCAAGGAAGAAGCTGTAGAAGAGGTCAAGGAAAAACCTGTTGAAGAGGTCAAGCAGGCAGCTGTAGAAGAGGTCAAGGAAGAAATTGTTGAAGAGGTCATTGAAGAAGCTGTAGAAGAGGTCACGAAAGAAGCTGTAGAAGAGGTCAAGGAAGAAGCTGTAGAAGAGGTCAAGGAGGAAGCTGTAGAAGAGGTGAAGGAAGAAGTTGATGAAGAGGTCAAGGAAGAACCTATAGAAGAGGTCAAGGAAGAAACTGTAGAAGAGGTCAAGGAAGAAGCTGTAGAAGAGGTCAAGGAAAAAGTTGTTGAAGAGGTCAAGGAAGAAGTTGTTGAAGAGGTCAAGGAAGACAATGTAGAAGAGGTCAAGCAGGAAGCTGTAGAAGAGGTCAAGGAAGAAGTTGTTGAAGAGGTCAAGGAAGAAAATGTAGAAGAGGTCAAGGAGGAAGCTGTAGAGGAGGTCAAGGAAAAAGTTGTTGAAGAGGTCAAGGAAGAAGCCGTAGAAGGGGTCAAGGAAGAGGCCATTGAAGAGGTCAAGGAAGAAGCTGTAGAAGAGGTCAAGGAAGAAGCTGTAGAAGAGGTCAAGGAAGAAGTTGTTGAAGAGGTCAAAGAAGAAGCTGTAGAAGAGGTCAAGGAAGAAGCTGTAGAAGAGGTCAAGGAAGAAGCTGTAGAAGAGGTCAAGGAAGAAGCTGTAGAAGAGGTCAAGGAAGAAGCTGTAGAAGAAGTCAAGGAAGAAGCTGTAGAACAGGTCAAGGAAGAAGCTGTAGAACAGGTCAAGGAAGAAGCTGTCGAAGTGGTCAAGGAAGAAGCTGTAGAAGAGGTCAAGGGAGAAGCTGTTGAAGAGGTCAAGGAAGAACTAATTGAAGAGGCCACAGAAACTGAGGCAAAGAAGCCCTTTAGTCTTGATGATCTGATTACAGATGCTGACCGTGAAATCCTCGAAGACCTTGCAGAAGGAGAAGCTTTACTAGAGCAG AAAGAAAACCAGAAAGCTCTACGGAAGTTTGAGTCTCTTCTTGTGAACCATTCAGACAGCCCTAGAGTTCGCTATGGGAGAGCGAGGTCACTGGACATGCTCTCAGAAGTACGCCGTAGTAACGACATCCTTAATGC CGCCATAGTGGCATATGGAGAGGTGACAAGTGCCAAAGATTGCCCAGATGTTTTGAAGAGGCTTGCTCTGTCTCGCCAAGCTAACAGACTCACCTTCATGG GTAAAGCAATTCAAGCAGCCAGAGTCTTGAGAGAAGGCACAATCCTCTTCCCTATGGATGTCCAGATGAAGAAGGAACTGGGCGTGGCACTTCTTATTGCAGGGAGAAACACACAGGCTAAACCAATCTTCCAGGAG GTTTTGAAGTTGGCACCCTCTGATGGTTTTGCAAAGGTCCATGTTGGCTTCATACTCAAGGCAGAGAACAACTTCAAGGAGGCTATTCCATTGTTGACCGAGGGTATAGCATCAGGAGAGCAGGGTACAAACGAGGGGAAATATTATGTCCATCTGGGAGATGCTTTGTTCAGAGAAGGACAAATTGAAGAG GCTTACAAGGTGTTTGATGCTGGTGTTGAGAAAGGTCATTTTACATCTCGTTATCAACGCTCAATCTACAATGTTGACGGTATCACTGCTCAGCCATGGTGGACTAATCAAGAAGCACAGTTTGTTGATGCTGCTAAG AAACTTGAAGATAACTGGGAGGCCATTAGAGATGAGGGGCTGAATGTACTAGACAAGGAGACGGCATCGTTCCTTCCAGAGGATGAAAACTTAAGGAACACAGGAGAATGGAATATATTTTTACTGTATCGGCAAG GTAAAAAGGTTGATGAGAACTGTGAGAAGACGCCAAAAACATGTGCAATAATTGATAGCATTACACAATCTAGTGGATGTAAAAGAGGACAG GTGAAGTTTTCCGTGATGAAGCCTGGAACTCACGTATGGCCTCATTGTGGTCCGACTAACTGTCGCTTACGAGGCCATCTTGGTTTGGTTGTACCTGACAGTGCTAAGATCAGAGTGGCTCAAGAGACAAG GACGTGGGAGGAAGGTAAGCTGATGATCTTCGATGACTCCTTTGAGCATGAAGTCTGGCAAGACAGTGAAGCCATACGTCTTATCCTCATTGTGGATATGTGGCATCCAGACCTTACTGAGTCCCAACGTCAGACTCTAACAGCAATCTAG
- the LOC139949568 gene encoding uncharacterized protein isoform X3, translated as MAKSGEARQRKGVSKNGSKFTKGASKEDKNRNIKSSKSANPSSSGILLKLVVFVLVAAAALAAAIALGAIKIEQLPGGEKLALLKKNVESPAPPPEVQTEEPKEDVAAEVETQPEEVAEEAIEPVRQVEEPVEEVEEEPIEEVIEEAKEEHIQEVKEEAVEEVKEEAVEEVKEEAVEEVKEEAVEEDIEEAEEEVKEEAVEEVKEEAVEEVKEEAVEEVKEEAVEEVKEEVKEEAVEEVIEEAEEEVKEEAVEEVKEEAVEEVKEEAIEEAVEEVKEEAVEEVKEEVVEEVKEEVVEEVKEEVLEEVKEEVVAEVKEEAIDEAVEEVKEEAVEEAVEEVKEEAVEEVKEEVVEEVKEEAVEEVKEKVVEEVKEEVVEEVKEEPEEEVKEKPVEEVKQAAVEEVKEEIVEEVIEEAVEEVTKEAVEEVKEEAVEEVKEKPVEEVKQAAVEEVKEEIVEEVIEEAVEEVTKEAVEEVKEEAVEEVKEEAVEEVKEEVDEEVKEEPIEEVKEETVEEVKEEAVEEVKEKVVEEVKEEVVEEVKEDNVEEVKQEAVEEVKEEVVEEVKEENVEEVKEEAVEEVKEKVVEEVKEEAVEGVKEEAIEEVKEEAVEEVKEEAVEEVKEEVVEEVKEEAVEEVKEEAVEEVKEEAVEEVKEEAVEVVKEEAVEEVKGEAVEEVKEELIEEATETEAKKPFSLDDLITDADREILEDLAEGEALLEQKENQKALRKFESLLVNHSDSPRVRYGRARSLDMLSEVRRSNDILNAAIVAYGEVTSAKDCPDVLKRLALSRQANRLTFMGKAIQAARVLREGTILFPMDVQMKKELGVALLIAGRNTQAKPIFQEVLKLAPSDGFAKVHVGFILKAENNFKEAIPLLTEGIASGEQGTNEGKYYVHLGDALFREGQIEEAYKVFDAGVEKGHFTSRYQRSIYNVDGITAQPWWTNQEAQFVDAAKKLEDNWEAIRDEGLNVLDKETASFLPEDENLRNTGEWNIFLLYRQGKKVDENCEKTPKTCAIIDSITQSSGCKRGQVKFSVMKPGTHVWPHCGPTNCRLRGHLGLVVPDSAKIRVAQETRTWEEGKLMIFDDSFEHEVWQDSEAIRLILIVDMWHPDLTESQRQTLTAI; from the exons ATGGCCAAGTCCGGTGAAGCTAGGCAGAGAAAAGGTGTCAGCAAAAATGGCTCGAAATTTACGAAAGGCGCTTCGAAAGAAG ATAAGAACCGGAACATCAAAAGCAGCAAATCGGCCAACCCTTCATCATCAGGGATCTTGCTGAAGCTGGTTGTATTCGTTCTCGTCGCAGCCGCAGCTCTAGCGGCAGCCATTGCTTTGGGTGCTATCAAAATAGAACAACTTCCTG GAGGCGAGAAATTAGCTTTGCTGAAAAAGAATGTGGAATCCCCTGCTCCACCACCTGAGGTACAAACGGAAGAACCCAAAGAAGATGTCGCAGCAGAGGTAGAGACACAACCTGAAGAAGTGGCTGAAGAGGCCATTGAGCCTGTTAGGCAAGTTGAAGAGCCAGTTGAAGAAGTCGAGGAAGAACCGATTGAAGAGGTCATCGAGGAGGCAAAGGAAGAACACATTCAAGAGGTCAAGGAAGAAGCTGTAGAAGAGGTCAAGGAAGAAGCTGTAGAAGAGGTTAAGGAAGAGGCTGTAGAAGAGGTCAAGGAAGAAGCTGTAGAAGAGGACATTGAAGAAGCTGAAGAAGAGGTCAAGGAAGAAGCTGTTGAAGAGGTCAAGGAAGAAGCTGTAGAAGAGGTCAAGGAAGAAGCTGTAGAAGAGGTTAAGGAAGAGGCTGTAGAAGAGGTCAAGGAAGAGGTCAAGGAAGAAGCTGTAGAAGAGGTCATTGAAGAAGCTGAAGAAGAGGTCAAGGAAGAAGCTGTTGAAGAGGTCAAGGAAGAAGCTGTAGAAGAGGTCAAGGAAGAAGCCATTGAGGAAGCTGTAGAAGAGGTAAAGGAAGAAGCTGTAGAAGAGGTCAAGGAAGAAGTTGTAGAAGAGGTCAAGGAAGAAGTTGTAGAAGAGGTCAAGGAGGAAGTTTTAGAAGAGGTCAAGGAAGAAGTTGTAGCAGAGGTAAAGGAAGAAGCCATTGATGAAGCTGTAGAAGAGGTCAAGGAAGAAGCCGTTGAGGAAGCTGTAGAAGAGGTCAAGGAAGAAGCTGTAGAAGAGGTCAAGGAGGAAGTTGTTGAAGAGGTCAAGGAGGAAGCTGTAGAAGAGGTCAAGGAAAAAGTTGTTGAAGAGGTCAAGGAAGAAGTTGTTGAAGAGGTCAAAGAAGAACCTGAAGAAGAGGTCAAGGAAAAACCTGTTGAAGAGGTCAAGCAGGCAGCTGTAGAAGAGGTCAAGGAAGAAATTGTTGAAGAGGTCATTGAAGAAGCTGTAGAAGAGGTCACGAAAGAAGCTGTAGAAGAGGTCAAGGAAGAAGCTGTAGAAGAGGTCAAGGAAAAACCTGTTGAAGAGGTCAAGCAGGCAGCTGTAGAAGAGGTCAAGGAAGAAATTGTTGAAGAGGTCATTGAAGAAGCTGTAGAAGAGGTCACGAAAGAAGCTGTAGAAGAGGTCAAGGAAGAAGCTGTAGAAGAGGTCAAGGAGGAAGCTGTAGAAGAGGTGAAGGAAGAAGTTGATGAAGAGGTCAAGGAAGAACCTATAGAAGAGGTCAAGGAAGAAACTGTAGAAGAGGTCAAGGAAGAAGCTGTAGAAGAGGTCAAGGAAAAAGTTGTTGAAGAGGTCAAGGAAGAAGTTGTTGAAGAGGTCAAGGAAGACAATGTAGAAGAGGTCAAGCAGGAAGCTGTAGAAGAGGTCAAGGAAGAAGTTGTTGAAGAGGTCAAGGAAGAAAATGTAGAAGAGGTCAAGGAGGAAGCTGTAGAGGAGGTCAAGGAAAAAGTTGTTGAAGAGGTCAAGGAAGAAGCCGTAGAAGGGGTCAAGGAAGAGGCCATTGAAGAGGTCAAGGAAGAAGCTGTAGAAGAGGTCAAGGAAGAAGCTGTAGAAGAGGTCAAGGAAGAAGTTGTTGAAGAGGTCAAAGAAGAAGCTGTAGAAGAGGTCAAGGAAGAAGCTGTAGAAGAGGTCAAGGAAGAAGCTGTAGAAGAG GTCAAGGAAGAAGCTGTCGAAGTGGTCAAGGAAGAAGCTGTAGAAGAGGTCAAGGGAGAAGCTGTTGAAGAGGTCAAGGAAGAACTAATTGAAGAGGCCACAGAAACTGAGGCAAAGAAGCCCTTTAGTCTTGATGATCTGATTACAGATGCTGACCGTGAAATCCTCGAAGACCTTGCAGAAGGAGAAGCTTTACTAGAGCAG AAAGAAAACCAGAAAGCTCTACGGAAGTTTGAGTCTCTTCTTGTGAACCATTCAGACAGCCCTAGAGTTCGCTATGGGAGAGCGAGGTCACTGGACATGCTCTCAGAAGTACGCCGTAGTAACGACATCCTTAATGC CGCCATAGTGGCATATGGAGAGGTGACAAGTGCCAAAGATTGCCCAGATGTTTTGAAGAGGCTTGCTCTGTCTCGCCAAGCTAACAGACTCACCTTCATGG GTAAAGCAATTCAAGCAGCCAGAGTCTTGAGAGAAGGCACAATCCTCTTCCCTATGGATGTCCAGATGAAGAAGGAACTGGGCGTGGCACTTCTTATTGCAGGGAGAAACACACAGGCTAAACCAATCTTCCAGGAG GTTTTGAAGTTGGCACCCTCTGATGGTTTTGCAAAGGTCCATGTTGGCTTCATACTCAAGGCAGAGAACAACTTCAAGGAGGCTATTCCATTGTTGACCGAGGGTATAGCATCAGGAGAGCAGGGTACAAACGAGGGGAAATATTATGTCCATCTGGGAGATGCTTTGTTCAGAGAAGGACAAATTGAAGAG GCTTACAAGGTGTTTGATGCTGGTGTTGAGAAAGGTCATTTTACATCTCGTTATCAACGCTCAATCTACAATGTTGACGGTATCACTGCTCAGCCATGGTGGACTAATCAAGAAGCACAGTTTGTTGATGCTGCTAAG AAACTTGAAGATAACTGGGAGGCCATTAGAGATGAGGGGCTGAATGTACTAGACAAGGAGACGGCATCGTTCCTTCCAGAGGATGAAAACTTAAGGAACACAGGAGAATGGAATATATTTTTACTGTATCGGCAAG GTAAAAAGGTTGATGAGAACTGTGAGAAGACGCCAAAAACATGTGCAATAATTGATAGCATTACACAATCTAGTGGATGTAAAAGAGGACAG GTGAAGTTTTCCGTGATGAAGCCTGGAACTCACGTATGGCCTCATTGTGGTCCGACTAACTGTCGCTTACGAGGCCATCTTGGTTTGGTTGTACCTGACAGTGCTAAGATCAGAGTGGCTCAAGAGACAAG GACGTGGGAGGAAGGTAAGCTGATGATCTTCGATGACTCCTTTGAGCATGAAGTCTGGCAAGACAGTGAAGCCATACGTCTTATCCTCATTGTGGATATGTGGCATCCAGACCTTACTGAGTCCCAACGTCAGACTCTAACAGCAATCTAG
- the LOC139949568 gene encoding uncharacterized protein isoform X2, with product MAKSGEARQRKGVSKNGSKFTKGASKEDKNRNIKSSKSANPSSSGILLKLVVFVLVAAAALAAAIALGAIKIEQLPGGEKLALLKKNVESPAPPPEVQTEEPKEDVAAEVETQPEEVAEEAIEPVRQVEEPVEEVEEEPIEEVIEEAKEEHIQEVKEEAVEEVKEEAVEEVKEEAVEEVKEEAVEEDIEEAEEEVKEEAVEEVKEEAVEEVKEEAVEEVKEEAVEEVKEEVKEEAVEEVIEEAEEEVKEEAVEEVKEEAVEEVKEEAIEEAVEEVKEEAVEEVKEEVVEEVKEEVVEEVKEEVLEEVKEEVVAEVKEEAIDEAVEEVKEEVVEEVKEEAVEEVKEKVVEEVKEEVVEEVKEEPEEEVKEKPVEEVKQAAVEEVKEEIVEEVIEEAVEEVTKEAVEEVKEEAVEEVKEKPVEEVKQAAVEEVKEEIVEEVIEEAVEEVTKEAVEEVKEEAVEEVKEEAVEEVKEEVDEEVKEEPIEEVKEETVEEVKEEAVEEVKEKVVEEVKEEVVEEVKEDNVEEVKQEAVEEVKEEVVEEVKEENVEEVKEEAVEEVKEKVVEEVKEEAVEGVKEEAIEEVKEEAVEEVKEEAVEEVKEEVVEEVKEEAVEEVKEEAVEEVKEEAVEEVKEEAVEEVKEEAVEEVKEEAVEQVKEEAVEQVKEEAVEVVKEEAVEEVKGEAVEEVKEELIEEATETEAKKPFSLDDLITDADREILEDLAEGEALLEQKENQKALRKFESLLVNHSDSPRVRYGRARSLDMLSEVRRSNDILNAAIVAYGEVTSAKDCPDVLKRLALSRQANRLTFMGKAIQAARVLREGTILFPMDVQMKKELGVALLIAGRNTQAKPIFQEVLKLAPSDGFAKVHVGFILKAENNFKEAIPLLTEGIASGEQGTNEGKYYVHLGDALFREGQIEEAYKVFDAGVEKGHFTSRYQRSIYNVDGITAQPWWTNQEAQFVDAAKKLEDNWEAIRDEGLNVLDKETASFLPEDENLRNTGEWNIFLLYRQGKKVDENCEKTPKTCAIIDSITQSSGCKRGQVKFSVMKPGTHVWPHCGPTNCRLRGHLGLVVPDSAKIRVAQETRTWEEGKLMIFDDSFEHEVWQDSEAIRLILIVDMWHPDLTESQRQTLTAI from the exons ATGGCCAAGTCCGGTGAAGCTAGGCAGAGAAAAGGTGTCAGCAAAAATGGCTCGAAATTTACGAAAGGCGCTTCGAAAGAAG ATAAGAACCGGAACATCAAAAGCAGCAAATCGGCCAACCCTTCATCATCAGGGATCTTGCTGAAGCTGGTTGTATTCGTTCTCGTCGCAGCCGCAGCTCTAGCGGCAGCCATTGCTTTGGGTGCTATCAAAATAGAACAACTTCCTG GAGGCGAGAAATTAGCTTTGCTGAAAAAGAATGTGGAATCCCCTGCTCCACCACCTGAGGTACAAACGGAAGAACCCAAAGAAGATGTCGCAGCAGAGGTAGAGACACAACCTGAAGAAGTGGCTGAAGAGGCCATTGAGCCTGTTAGGCAAGTTGAAGAGCCAGTTGAAGAAGTCGAGGAAGAACCGATTGAAGAGGTCATCGAGGAGGCAAAGGAAGAACACATTCAAGAGGTCAAGGAAGAAGCTGTAGAAGAGGTCAAGGAAGAAGCTGTAGAAGAGGTTAAGGAAGAGGCTGTAGAAGAGGTCAAGGAAGAAGCTGTAGAAGAGGACATTGAAGAAGCTGAAGAAGAGGTCAAGGAAGAAGCTGTTGAAGAGGTCAAGGAAGAAGCTGTAGAAGAGGTCAAGGAAGAAGCTGTAGAAGAGGTTAAGGAAGAGGCTGTAGAAGAGGTCAAGGAAGAGGTCAAGGAAGAAGCTGTAGAAGAGGTCATTGAAGAAGCTGAAGAAGAGGTCAAGGAAGAAGCTGTTGAAGAGGTCAAGGAAGAAGCTGTAGAAGAGGTCAAGGAAGAAGCCATTGAGGAAGCTGTAGAAGAGGTAAAGGAAGAAGCTGTAGAAGAGGTCAAGGAAGAAGTTGTAGAAGAGGTCAAGGAAGAAGTTGTAGAAGAGGTCAAGGAGGAAGTTTTAGAAGAGGTCAAGGAAGAAGTTGTAGCAGAGGTAAAGGAAGAAGCCATTGATGAAGCTGTAGAAGAG GTCAAGGAGGAAGTTGTTGAAGAGGTCAAGGAGGAAGCTGTAGAAGAGGTCAAGGAAAAAGTTGTTGAAGAGGTCAAGGAAGAAGTTGTTGAAGAGGTCAAAGAAGAACCTGAAGAAGAGGTCAAGGAAAAACCTGTTGAAGAGGTCAAGCAGGCAGCTGTAGAAGAGGTCAAGGAAGAAATTGTTGAAGAGGTCATTGAAGAAGCTGTAGAAGAGGTCACGAAAGAAGCTGTAGAAGAGGTCAAGGAAGAAGCTGTAGAAGAGGTCAAGGAAAAACCTGTTGAAGAGGTCAAGCAGGCAGCTGTAGAAGAGGTCAAGGAAGAAATTGTTGAAGAGGTCATTGAAGAAGCTGTAGAAGAGGTCACGAAAGAAGCTGTAGAAGAGGTCAAGGAAGAAGCTGTAGAAGAGGTCAAGGAGGAAGCTGTAGAAGAGGTGAAGGAAGAAGTTGATGAAGAGGTCAAGGAAGAACCTATAGAAGAGGTCAAGGAAGAAACTGTAGAAGAGGTCAAGGAAGAAGCTGTAGAAGAGGTCAAGGAAAAAGTTGTTGAAGAGGTCAAGGAAGAAGTTGTTGAAGAGGTCAAGGAAGACAATGTAGAAGAGGTCAAGCAGGAAGCTGTAGAAGAGGTCAAGGAAGAAGTTGTTGAAGAGGTCAAGGAAGAAAATGTAGAAGAGGTCAAGGAGGAAGCTGTAGAGGAGGTCAAGGAAAAAGTTGTTGAAGAGGTCAAGGAAGAAGCCGTAGAAGGGGTCAAGGAAGAGGCCATTGAAGAGGTCAAGGAAGAAGCTGTAGAAGAGGTCAAGGAAGAAGCTGTAGAAGAGGTCAAGGAAGAAGTTGTTGAAGAGGTCAAAGAAGAAGCTGTAGAAGAGGTCAAGGAAGAAGCTGTAGAAGAGGTCAAGGAAGAAGCTGTAGAAGAGGTCAAGGAAGAAGCTGTAGAAGAGGTCAAGGAAGAAGCTGTAGAAGAAGTCAAGGAAGAAGCTGTAGAACAGGTCAAGGAAGAAGCTGTAGAACAGGTCAAGGAAGAAGCTGTCGAAGTGGTCAAGGAAGAAGCTGTAGAAGAGGTCAAGGGAGAAGCTGTTGAAGAGGTCAAGGAAGAACTAATTGAAGAGGCCACAGAAACTGAGGCAAAGAAGCCCTTTAGTCTTGATGATCTGATTACAGATGCTGACCGTGAAATCCTCGAAGACCTTGCAGAAGGAGAAGCTTTACTAGAGCAG AAAGAAAACCAGAAAGCTCTACGGAAGTTTGAGTCTCTTCTTGTGAACCATTCAGACAGCCCTAGAGTTCGCTATGGGAGAGCGAGGTCACTGGACATGCTCTCAGAAGTACGCCGTAGTAACGACATCCTTAATGC CGCCATAGTGGCATATGGAGAGGTGACAAGTGCCAAAGATTGCCCAGATGTTTTGAAGAGGCTTGCTCTGTCTCGCCAAGCTAACAGACTCACCTTCATGG GTAAAGCAATTCAAGCAGCCAGAGTCTTGAGAGAAGGCACAATCCTCTTCCCTATGGATGTCCAGATGAAGAAGGAACTGGGCGTGGCACTTCTTATTGCAGGGAGAAACACACAGGCTAAACCAATCTTCCAGGAG GTTTTGAAGTTGGCACCCTCTGATGGTTTTGCAAAGGTCCATGTTGGCTTCATACTCAAGGCAGAGAACAACTTCAAGGAGGCTATTCCATTGTTGACCGAGGGTATAGCATCAGGAGAGCAGGGTACAAACGAGGGGAAATATTATGTCCATCTGGGAGATGCTTTGTTCAGAGAAGGACAAATTGAAGAG GCTTACAAGGTGTTTGATGCTGGTGTTGAGAAAGGTCATTTTACATCTCGTTATCAACGCTCAATCTACAATGTTGACGGTATCACTGCTCAGCCATGGTGGACTAATCAAGAAGCACAGTTTGTTGATGCTGCTAAG AAACTTGAAGATAACTGGGAGGCCATTAGAGATGAGGGGCTGAATGTACTAGACAAGGAGACGGCATCGTTCCTTCCAGAGGATGAAAACTTAAGGAACACAGGAGAATGGAATATATTTTTACTGTATCGGCAAG GTAAAAAGGTTGATGAGAACTGTGAGAAGACGCCAAAAACATGTGCAATAATTGATAGCATTACACAATCTAGTGGATGTAAAAGAGGACAG GTGAAGTTTTCCGTGATGAAGCCTGGAACTCACGTATGGCCTCATTGTGGTCCGACTAACTGTCGCTTACGAGGCCATCTTGGTTTGGTTGTACCTGACAGTGCTAAGATCAGAGTGGCTCAAGAGACAAG GACGTGGGAGGAAGGTAAGCTGATGATCTTCGATGACTCCTTTGAGCATGAAGTCTGGCAAGACAGTGAAGCCATACGTCTTATCCTCATTGTGGATATGTGGCATCCAGACCTTACTGAGTCCCAACGTCAGACTCTAACAGCAATCTAG